The genomic DNA GTTCAGGAAGTAAGCAGCCTCAAACACCCTTGGGTTCCTCGGGACCTCCATGTCGTAAATGTTATCTGCGGTGACATATGGCGGGAATGGCCCTGGGCTCTCGATATCCAGGTGGTCGTCGAACATGCGAATCTTGACCTCTACGTTTTTCTTTCCGTCTCCGTAGGACCTATGAACGCATGCATTGACGATCGCTTCATACCAAGCTGTTTCAGGGTACTCCGGGACAGGGTAGAAAACGCCCCTGTGAAGTGGTGAGAATGTACGAAGGTGAGTTTTCAGCACCTGCTCTGCCCCTCGGATCATTTGCGGAATAGTTCCTTCTATCCACACATCTTGCACAGCGTTGTATTTTTCCCCAGTCCTCTCCATCGTTCCGTCAAAACGCAAGAACCGAACCCTACAGCCTGGGATGATGGCTCGAGGCTGTTTGGCAAATAGCAGAGCGCATGCGATGTTGGGAACGAACCCATTCGGACCATTCTGGCCCAGGAAACGATTGGCCATCACTTCTTCATCCGAAAGACCATGCCCCGATCCCATCTTATCACGCACTTTCTGCGACCACTGCGAGATTGCTGGCATGTCAAACCCGGAAGGGTACTCTAGCCCACAAGGCTCCTCTTCGAAGTTGACTTGCTTCTTGTCGACAGCTAGCTCCCTTGCTTCCTCTGGCTTTAGCTCGTGCTTTTCGTCACCCCTCCTGCAAAAAGCCAGCCCCTTTGATGTCTTGATGACGATTGACGGGTGATAATGCACTCTTAGTACGATGACGAAATCTTCTTTACCTGCGGTGTTTGTCACAGGAACTCGTTTCGACGAAACTTTTGCATCGGCACAAAACACAGAAGCCGCTTTTTCGACTTTATTGATAAGGCTCTGGTTTTCATCTGCAAACCCGTCGTACCCTCCTCCGTCTTTCTTGTCGATTTGCCCTATTACCATCAAGCCACCGTCTGGTGGCGTATTGGCCCACATCGAAACATACTCGCCGATGTTTTCGCCACTGAACTTTTTGCGTTTCCGCTCGATTCGATTATCTTCGTTCAGTTTGTCAAGCAGCGTTTGATCGCACCGTTCATAGATTTCATCAGCAGTAAGCAGGTGGGTCAACTGATCATCGAACGGGAGAAGCGTTTGTTTGAGGCCTTTGGTCATCATTACGACACGAACCTTTGCCAGGCTCGAGCCTCTCGTTTGGCATGTGTATTCAAAATCAACAACCGCAATCCTCGGCTCGAGCCTCTTGATCCGGAAAGCGGCCCGCGTCTCGGCTGACGCAGCAGCGTTATAAACTGTGCTAGGGTTCCGTCACATCGGACGGGTTCGACTCCCCCGCTTTCCGCTCACTCTGAGCGATGCGAAGCAATTCTAAACGCGCCCAGGTAGAAACCATCGTTCCGCCTGCGGCCCTCTCGATTGCCTCGTTCTCTGCATCGGATAGCCGTATGCGAAGAACGTTGTCTCGCCTTCGTTCTGCCTTTGTTTTTCTATCTGCCATCCGTGACCTTACGTGTCAAAAGCGTAGACACAATAGAGGGAGTGAAAAGAAAAACGCCTGATCCAGCGTCAACTGGATCAGGCACGAAAACCCAGGCTGACGCCCAGAATTCCGCTTAGCATCTGAATTCTACCGCAATCAGCCGCAACTGCAAAAGGCTGATCCGTGATTGCGCCATGTGAGCATGAAAATCGGAAGAAACACGGCAAAGACCGATACGGAAACCAGCGTTTCCGCTGCAAAAACTGCGGGCAGACTTTCCAAGAAGACCGCATTCGCCCCATCGGCACCATGCAAGTCGACCTAGACCGGGCGTGCATGGCGTTGTCAATGCTGCTTGAGGGCATGAGCATCCGTGGAACCGCACGAATCACGAACATCGATCAGAACACGATCGGGAATCTGATCCTGACCGCTGGCGAGCAATGCGGGCGACTGCTTGATTCAATCTCGGGTGTCAGCGTCACTGACATTCAGATTGACGAAATTTGGACGTTTGTCGGCATGAAGCAGCGAACCGCGAACCTTCGCAACTTGGGCGATGATTCGAGTGTGGGCGACAGTTGGACTTATATCGCCGTTGAGCGGCACACGAAGATGGTTCTTGCTCATCACGCTGGCCGTCGCGACACGAATGACACGAACGTGTTTCTCGGCAAGGTGCGGCGTGCAATCGACGCATCGGCACCGTTTCAGGTTTCAACTGACGGATTGAGCAACTACCGGTACGGCGTGCCCTTTGCATTGGGATCGAATGCCAACTTCGGAATGCTCATCAAGAAGTATGCGGCGCAGCAACAGGAAACCCGATACAGCCCAGCGGCAATAATAGGTGCTGAGAAGAAATCCGTGTTCGGTAGCCCCGATCCTGATTCGATCTGCACTAGCCATATTGAAACGCTGAACCAAAAGATCCGTATGCACTTGCGACGGTTTACACGCTTGACCGCTGGGCACAGCAAGAGCGTTGAGCATCACGTTGCAATGCAGAACATTTTCTTTGCGTGGTACAACTGGTGCCGAAAGCATCACACGTTGCGTCAAACGCCAGCGATGGAATGCGGGATCGCAATGACGAAGTGGAGCATTCGCGAGCTACTGGAATCGTCAGCAACTTGCTAGAATGAGAAAGAGCCACGGCGGTAATGGGATGCCCCAGTTTTCTGCACCAGGCGTTATGAAAGATTGGGTTAGGAAACAGGGGTGGGTGATTCGCAGTGCTGCTGGAGTGAGGCCGTAGGCCGAACGGAAGCAGCACTGCGATGCGCGAACTCTGATGGGGTTAGATAGCCAAGCGAACTGTGCGGGCGCTGGGTGTTGAAGTCCTCCCGCCAAGCTCGTGCTTTCATCCGTGTGTCGTCTTCATTGATCAAATCCGTTTGATGCAGATACTCGTCACGAAGCCGGCTGTTGAAACTCTCGCAGACACCGTTCTGCCATGGCGAGCCAGGTTCGATGTAAAGGATCTCAACGCCAATCTTTGCCAGCCATTGCTTGATCGCTGTCGAGATGAACTCGGGGCCGTTATCGCAACGAAGTCGTTTCGGAACGCCGTGCATTGCAAACAGCTCAGCCAGCGTGTCGATCGCATCTTCGCTCGTGATACTGCGGCCGACCTTGATCGTCAGGCATTGCCGCGTGTACTCATCGACGATGTTCAAGAAGCGAATCGTTCGTCCATCAAGTGTCGACGATTGCACGAAATCCCAGCTCCAAACATCGTGAACAAAACCTGCCGCTTGAACGTCGCATGCATTGCCTCGGACGCCAGTAGCACGCTTTTTGCGACGCTTTTGTGGCACCTTCAGCCCCGATGCTCTCCAAAGCCGATACATTTTTTTCCTGTTAATAGTCTCACCGTCGCGGCGAAGAAGTTGGCAGATACGTCGATACCCCCAGCGAGGACGCTCGCGAACAAAGTGAAGAATTCGCTTCGTCAGTCGCTCGTCTTCGTCTTTGGGTTTCCCCTCAAATCGCTGGCTCGATCGCGGTTGGTCGAGCACGCGGCAGGCACGTCGTTGCGACACAGCGAACTTCTGTTGAAGCTCTGCTACTGCCGCGCGTCGCGATCGAGGGGTCGTCAGTTTCCCTTGGTGATTTCCTTCAGCATCGAAATATCCAAAGCTTGGTCGGCCACAATCTTCTTGAGTCGGTTGTTCTCCTCCTCAAGTGCCCTAAGACGCTTGGCCTCTTCGCTCTTCATGCCGCCATACTGGCTCCGCCAGCGGCTCAGCGTGGCCTCGCTAACTTCCAGTGCTTGGAGAACCTCACCCACGCTCTTGTCGGCGGCAAGCATGGCATCCGCGTCACGCAGCTTCTTGATGATCTGTTCGGGTGAATGTCGTCGTCGTTTCTTGCTCATGGAAAATCCTTT from Rosistilla carotiformis includes the following:
- a CDS encoding ATP-binding protein, which encodes MMTKGLKQTLLPFDDQLTHLLTADEIYERCDQTLLDKLNEDNRIERKRKKFSGENIGEYVSMWANTPPDGGLMVIGQIDKKDGGGYDGFADENQSLINKVEKAASVFCADAKVSSKRVPVTNTAGKEDFVIVLRVHYHPSIVIKTSKGLAFCRRGDEKHELKPEEARELAVDKKQVNFEEEPCGLEYPSGFDMPAISQWSQKVRDKMGSGHGLSDEEVMANRFLGQNGPNGFVPNIACALLFAKQPRAIIPGCRVRFLRFDGTMERTGEKYNAVQDVWIEGTIPQMIRGAEQVLKTHLRTFSPLHRGVFYPVPEYPETAWYEAIVNACVHRSYGDGKKNVEVKIRMFDDHLDIESPGPFPPYVTADNIYDMEVPRNPRVFEAAYFLNLVRMNREGTRRIRDTMKEMQLPSPEFKQSEIGYSIVRVRLKNNIERRRVWVDQDISKIVGEAIVSQFSEDEKRVLNWIAEYGQCNVNSIVRLLDKEWGTCKKLLITLTRRKVLQYVRFKPDGERDSQAFFRLKSDIDLPDGSRDASDNIT
- a CDS encoding IS1/IS1595 family N-terminal zinc-binding domain-containing protein, with translation MIAPCEHENRKKHGKDRYGNQRFRCKNCGQTFQEDRIRPIGTMQVDLDRACMALSMLLEGMSIRGTARITNIDQNTIGNLILTAGEQCGRLLDSISGVSVTDIQIDEIWTFVGMKQRTANLRNLGDDSSVGDSWTYIAVERHTKMVLAHHAGRRDTNDTNVFLGKVRRAIDASAPFQVSTDGLSNYRYGVPFALGSNANFGMLIKKYAAQQQETRYSPAAIIGAEKKSVFGSPDPDSICTSHIETLNQKIRMHLRRFTRLTAGHSKSVEHHVAMQNIFFAWYNWCRKHHTLRQTPAMECGIAMTKWSIRELLESSATC
- a CDS encoding IS3 family transposase, which encodes MSQRRACRVLDQPRSSQRFEGKPKDEDERLTKRILHFVRERPRWGYRRICQLLRRDGETINRKKMYRLWRASGLKVPQKRRKKRATGVRGNACDVQAAGFVHDVWSWDFVQSSTLDGRTIRFLNIVDEYTRQCLTIKVGRSITSEDAIDTLAELFAMHGVPKRLRCDNGPEFISTAIKQWLAKIGVEILYIEPGSPWQNGVCESFNSRLRDEYLHQTDLINEDDTRMKARAWREDFNTQRPHSSLGYLTPSEFAHRSAASVRPTASLQQHCESPTPVS
- a CDS encoding transposase; this encodes MSKKRRRHSPEQIIKKLRDADAMLAADKSVGEVLQALEVSEATLSRWRSQYGGMKSEEAKRLRALEEENNRLKKIVADQALDISMLKEITKGN